One genomic window of Manihot esculenta cultivar AM560-2 chromosome 16, M.esculenta_v8, whole genome shotgun sequence includes the following:
- the LOC110602928 gene encoding ferredoxin-thioredoxin reductase, variable chain, chloroplastic, whose translation MSPTTLALPSVGGAASGCSSLNRPIAFISSAFRSVDMSVSTVTLSKKSLVCLSSSSSSSSSSSSSSSSSAIMPTRTDINNGSMMIICSVKGRYCYSTIPAGIMIIGRRKKRFIPCDVALRSNISASLSSSSTTVTQGEEEGEEAAKKIGARVRVKVPLKVYHVPRVPEVDLTGKEGHLKQYVALWKGKRISANLPYKVEFVVDIEGRGPVKFLAHLKEDEFDYLE comes from the coding sequence ATGAGCCCGACGACTCTGGCTTTACCGTCGGTGGGGGGAGCTGCTTCAGGTTGTTCTTCCCTCAATCGCCCCATTGCCTTTATATCTTCGGCGTTCCGTTCTGTAGATATGAGCGTCTCTACGGTGACGTTGTCGAAGAAATCTCTTGTATGCCTTTCATCGTCgtcttcatcatcttcttcttcctcttcttcttcttcttcttcagcaATAATGCCTACTCGTACCGACATTAATAATGGTTCGATGATGATAATTTGCTCCGTCAAAGGACGCTACTGCTACTCAACTATCCCCGCTGGTATAATGATAATagggagaaggaagaagaggtTCATTCCGTGTGATGTCGCATTGAGATCCAACATTTCAGCTTCATTATCCTCATCGTCAACAACTGTCACCCAAGGAGAAGAGGAGGGGGAAGAAGCTGCTAAGAAGATTGGGGCGAGGGTTCGAGTGAAGGTTCCCTTGAAGGTTTACCACGTGCCTCGGGTGCCTGAAGTAGATCTGACTGGGAAAGAAGGACATCTCAAGCAGTATGTTGCCCTGTGGAAAGGCAAACGAATATCTGCCAATCTACCTTACAAGGTGGAGTTCGTGGTGGATATTGAAGGCCGTGGCCCTGTCAAATTCCTTGCCCATCTCAAGGAGGACGAGTTTGACTACCTTGAATGA